The stretch of DNA GGGCCGATGGTGGTGGCGAAGTCCTTGCCCTTTGACGGCCCGAGCTTGAGCTTCATCTCGGTGCCCTGGACGTCGCGGGCCGACCAGTCGTTCATGATGCAGTAGCCGCCGATGGCCTCGCGGGCCTGCTCCGGGGTGACGTCACGCACGTCGCGGCAGATCACCGCGGCGATCTCGAGCTCGAAGTCGAACCGCTCGGTGTCGGGCGGCATCGGGACCTCGTCGTGAGCGCCGACGACCGCGTGCGGCGCCATGAACAAGAAGACCGGCGCCTGGTACCACTCGGCCGGCGGCCCGGGATTGCCGTGACCGCGCTCCATGCCGTCCACGTGCGCCTCGAAGGTGAGGAAGTCGCGCATCGCCACCGGGTAGACGGGCGGCAGCAGCACCACGTCCTCGCGGTGCAGCCCGTCACCCTGGGCGGCCGCGTCGGCGGCCTGCTCGCGCTCGGCGGCAGGGGCCGCCAGCAGCTCCACCAGGTCGGTGCCCTCGGGGAAGGGGTGCAGCCACCACGTGGAGCGGTCGCCGACCACGAGCCCGACGCGGCGGGTGCCGGCCGGCTCGTCGGTACGGCGGAAAGCTGCCAGACGCATGTCAGCTCAGCCGATCGTCTCGTAGAAGGCGCGCTCACGGTCGGCCAGGACCGGGATGGCCTGGCCGAGGCCGTACTCGGCGAAGTGCTCCGAGGCGCCGTGGGCGGCGTACGCCTCCTCGTCCTGGTAGATCTCGAAGAGCCGGAAGACGCTCGGCTCGGCCGGGTCCTGGTAGGCCTGGTAGAAGAGGTTGCCCGGCTCCTGGCGCGAGGGCGGGGTGAGCTTCTCGATCGCGTCGCGGACGACGTCCTCCTTGCCGGGCTGGACGGTCCAGGTGGCGCTGACGACGTAGGCCATGGGGTTCTCCTCGAAGATGGGGGGTGAAGGGGAAGGGACGCCGACGGCGGCCCGGGAAAGGTGGGGGATACGTCCACGCTAGGCGTGGGAGAGGCCCGGCGGAACGCGCCTCAAGCGATGGCTGGCATCAGCGCGAGGTCAGCCCTGACCGCGCAGTTTGCGACGCCCGAGGTAGGTGGACAGGCCGACGGCGACCAGCAGCGCACCGCCGTTGAAGACGTTGGTCGCCCAGCCGCTGGCGCCCATCAGGGTCAGACCGCTGACGGCGATCGAGACGAAGATCGCGCTGATCACGGTGCCGACGACGTTGAAGAAGCCGGGGATGATCGCCGTCGCGCCCAGGAAGACCGCCGCCAGGGCGGGGAAGAGCAGCGTGCCGCCGTCGACGGCCGTCGCGCTGCCCTGCCGGCCGAGCTGCAGGATCCCGGCGAAGCCGGCGATGAGCGCGGAGACGACGAACGCCGTCCACACGTTGCGGTCCACGGGTACGCCGACCAGCCGCGCGCTGGTGGCGTTGGAGCCGATCGCGTAGAGCGAGCGGCCGTAGGGCGTGTGCCGGAAGAAGTACCAGACCACGGCGGCCACGATCAGGACCACGAAGAAGACAGCCGGCAGGTCGAACCAGCGCGAGGAGCCGAACGAGATCAGCGCCGAGGAGCCGTCGAGGACGAAGGTGCGGCCGTTGCAGTACCAGATGGTCACGCCCGAGAGCAGCGTCGCCATGCCCAGCGTGGTCACGAACGGGCTCATCTTGAACGTGGTCACGAACAGGCCGTTGACCACGCCGATCACCAGCGAGACCAGCAGCGGGATGATGATCGCGACGACCAGCGGCAGTCCCGACTTGGTCTGCAGACCGGCGCACAGCACCGAGGAGAAGACGGCGGTGGAGCCGAGGGAGAAGTCGAAGAAGCCGCTCACCAGCGGGAACAGCGCCGCCAGGGCCAGCAGCAGCACCACCGCGTTGTTGCCGAGCACGACGTTGAAGTTGTTGATCGTCGGGAACGCGACGCTCGCCGGGTGGGTCACCGAGAAGAAGATCGCGACCGCGATGGTGATGAGCACCAGGGCGTAGGCCTCGAGGAAGCGCACCACGCCGCCGCTGCTCAGTGCCGAGGCGGCCGCGTGCCGCGTCGAGCCGTTCGATCCGGGCGGGGTCGTCGGGGCCGGTTCGGTCGGTTCCGACGGGTTCGTCTGGGCAGACGGGGTGTGCGTCTGCGAGGTGTCGGTCATGCCGGGCTGCCTTCCGTGTGCTGCTGCGTGGGGTGCATGGGGTGCTGGGACTGGGGTGCTCGCAGGACGAGCGCGGTCAGGTCGTCGACGCTGACCTCGCCGGCCACCACCTCGTGGCTGATCCGGCCCTCGCCCAGGACGACGATCCGGTCGCACAGGGCGTGCAGCTCGCTGAGGTCGCTGGACGCGATCAGGACGCAGGCGCCGGTCTCGGCGGCCGCCTCGCGGATCACCCCGTAGATGTCGGCGCGCGACATCACGTCCACGCCCTGGGTGGGCTCGTCGAGCAGGATCACCTGCGGGTTGCGCTGGAGCCAGCGGGCGATGACGACCTTCTGCTGGTTGCCCCCCGACATCGAGCTGAACAGCGCCTCGGGTCCGGCGACCTTGATGCCGAACTTCTCGATCAGCCGCTGGGCGTTGGCCCGCGACTCGCGCCGGCGGATCAGGCCACCGTGCCACAGCCGGTGCAGCACGCTCATGGACAGGTTCTGGTCGGTGGTCAGGTCGGGGAACGCCGCCTCGTGGGCGCGATCCTCCGGAACCAGGGCGACTCCCGCCCTCATCGCCGCGTCGATGCTGCGCGGCGCGAACGGCGCGCCCGTGAGCCGCATCTCCCCCGTGGCGGGCCGGACGGCACCGAACGCCATGGACAGCAGGGTGGAGCGACCGGACCCGGCCAGCCCGGCGACCCCGACGATCTCACCGCGGTGGACGGTCAGGTCGACGCCGGTCAGGGCGCCGCCGCCGATGCCACGGAACTCCAGGACCGGATCGGTCGTCGCGTGGCTGATCGAGCCGGTCGGCCGCAGGGCGGCGACCGCACGACCCGCCATGATCGCGACGATCTCGTCCTCGGTCGGGTGTGCGTCGACGAGCTCGCCGACCACGACGCCGTCGCGGAAGATCGTGAAGTCCTGGGCGACCGAGAGCACCTCCTGCATCCGGTGGCTCACGATCACGAAGGTCTGCCCCGCGTCCGCGCGGCGGCGTACGTGCCCCAGCAGCTCCTCCGACTCCTTCTTGCCCAGCGATGCCGTCGGCTCGTCGAGCACGACCACGCAGTTGCCGGACTCGTCGTCCTGGAGGGCGCGGGCGATCGCGACCAGGGTGCGGTCGGCCGGGCGCAGCCGGTTGACCGGCGTCCGCGGACCGCCCTGGATCTCGTACGCCGCGATCAGCTCCGCGACCCGCTTGCGCAGCCGCTTCCAGTCGATGCCGCCGGCGGCGTTGCGGGGGTAGCCGGCGTCGAGGGCGAAGTTCTCCTCGATGCTGAGGTCGTCGAACAGGCCGAGGTCCTGGTGGACGAACCGCAGGCCGGCCCGCTCGGCGGTCGCCGGGGTGTAGCCGGCCAGGTCGTAGGACTCTCCGCGGACGTCGAGGTCACCGGAGTCGGCCTGGTAGACCCCCGCCAGGATCTTGATGGTCGTGCTCTTGCCCGACCCGTTCCCGCCGAGGAGGGCGTGCACGGTGCCGCGCCGGACGGTGAGCGAGGCGTCCTTGAGGACCCTGACCGAGCCGAAGCTCTTGTTCAGCCCCGCCACGCGTACCGCTACGTCACCGGCCGCCGGCCGGCCGCCGGCCGGGGAGGTCCCGGCCGCCGCCTGCTGCGCTTGCGTCGGGACCACGATCAGGCCTTGCCCCACGAGGTCAGGAACGCCGACTTCCAGTCGACCGAACCCTGGTAGGCGCCGGACTTCGGCAGGTTGTGGTCCGCGTCGACGGCCTGGATCTCCTCGCCGATGTCGACCGGCTTCTGACCGGCGAGCACCCGGATGGCGGTGTCGATGGATCCCCAGGCACCCCATTCCTGGGCCTGCGGAGTCGCGCCGAGCTTGATCCCGTTCTGGGTGCCCTTGCGGATCAGGTCCATGGTCGAGGCGTCGGACTGACCGCCGACCACGATCGTCAGGTTCTTGCGCCCCGAGGAGACGATCGCCTGGTACAGCCCGGCGTTGAGCCAGCCACCGACAGGGACCTGCAGGACGTTGACGTCGGGGTGGGCCAGCAGCGCGGTCGTCACCTTCTGTACGAACGAGCCGTCGGCCGTCTCCGGGTCGGAGATGTCGATGTTCTGCTCGACCGAGCCACCTCCGAGCTTCTTCAGCTCGGCGTTGAAGCCGTCGGTGATCCACTGGCCCCAGCTGTTGGTCGAGGCGGTCAGGGTGATCGCCTTCACGTCGCCGCCGTTCTGCCCGTAGGCCCAGTCCGCGCCGAACTGACCGAAGGTGTTCCATTCCTGCACGCCGGTGTAGCCGCTGACCCACGGTCGCTCGGAAGCCCACAGGGCCGGCTTGCAGTCGTCGGGACCGCCGCCGCCGACGACGGTGATGCCGGCCTTCTTGGCCTCCTGGAAGGCAGCCTGGGCGGCCTGGCAGTCGAAGCCGACCGGCACGATCACGTTGGCGCCGCCCGCGATCGCCTGGCGGATGGCCGCGGCGAAGCCGTCGGGGCTCAGCTTGCCGTCGGCCATGTGGGCCGACCAGCCGGCCGCCTTGGCGGCATCCATCATCGCCTGGGTCGGCGCCGAGCAGCTGGAGACCGCCTGGCCGCAGGAGATGACGTAGAAGTTGACGCCGGCCTTGGGCGTGACCTTCGGCAGGTTCGCCAGGTCCGAGCCCAGGCCCTTGTAGGCCGTGGCCAGCGCGGTCTGAGCGGCGGCGTCGACCGTCGTGGAGGTCGAGTCCGACGCGCTCGTGCTGTTCGAGCCCGAGCTGCCGCAGCCGACCAGCGTCGTACCGGCGAGGGCGACGACGGCGCCGAGGGCGGCGAGTCTGGCCGCCCGGCGGCCGCTCCGCAGCCAGGTCGGCCGCGTGGTGCGGCTGTCTGTGCTGAGGTGTTGGCTCATTTCTGCTCCTTCGTGAACGGACGGCACGCGTCGCCGCCTCCCATCCGAGACCGTGTGACTGAGGTCACTCACCGAAGAGTGACCCAGCCCGACGGCGGAGGGGAAAACGTCCGTGCGAATGCCTGGCATTCGTCCCGACCGGGGCGTCGGGGGCGATGCCTGGCATCAGCGCGGGCGGGGTTCCGCGTCCGGCGGCCGAACGGTTTCCTGTGACCGAAGACACAAAGGAGGCCCCATGTCCGAGTCCCGCACCAGCCGGGTCCTGATCGTCGGCGGTGGCATCACCGGCGGCGTGCTCGCCCTCGCGCTGGCACAGCGCGGCGTCGAGGTCGTGCTCGTCGACCTGCGCGACACCCTGCGCGGTGTCGGTCACGGCATCACCCTGCAGGGCAACGCCCTGAAGGCGTTCCGCGCGGTCGGGATCTACGACCGCCTCGCCGAACGCGCCTACCCGTTCGACAAGCTGCGGCTGCGCGGCGCCGACGGCACGCTGTTGGCCGAGATCGCCACGCCGCCGATGGGCGGACCCGGACTGCCCGGCACGATGGGCGCCGTGCGCGGTGACATCGCCGACATCCTCGCCGAGGAGGTGGTCGCCGCGGGCGTCGACGTACGGCTCGGGACGACGCTGACCCGTTTCGAGGACGCCGGCGACGCTGTCACCGTCACCCTCTCCGACGGAACCACCGAGACCGTCGACCTGCTCGTCGGGGCCGACGGCATCCGCTCGAAGGTGCGCGGGATGATGGGCATCGAGACCGAGCCCAGGCCGGTGGGGATGGGCATCTGGCGCACCGTCGCC from Nocardioides sp. BP30 encodes:
- a CDS encoding fumarylacetoacetate hydrolase family protein, whose translation is MRLAAFRRTDEPAGTRRVGLVVGDRSTWWLHPFPEGTDLVELLAAPAAEREQAADAAAQGDGLHREDVVLLPPVYPVAMRDFLTFEAHVDGMERGHGNPGPPAEWYQAPVFLFMAPHAVVGAHDEVPMPPDTERFDFELEIAAVICRDVRDVTPEQAREAIGGYCIMNDWSARDVQGTEMKLKLGPSKGKDFATTIGPWVVTADELEECRDADGFLDLEMTVKVNDQQVGADRSGHMGWSFEQLVSHASRASWVKAGEVLASGTCASGSLAESWGRNGSLTPPPLQVGDVVEMSIERLGTIRNPVAPRTASVAAVTPARRRTDRARLEESA
- a CDS encoding FAD-dependent monooxygenase, whose product is MSESRTSRVLIVGGGITGGVLALALAQRGVEVVLVDLRDTLRGVGHGITLQGNALKAFRAVGIYDRLAERAYPFDKLRLRGADGTLLAEIATPPMGGPGLPGTMGAVRGDIADILAEEVVAAGVDVRLGTTLTRFEDAGDAVTVTLSDGTTETVDLLVGADGIRSKVRGMMGIETEPRPVGMGIWRTVAKRPAQMDCSEMYYGGPKFKAGYTPISDDLCYAFLLEENLDRSYVGEGARGKELKERGRGYGGTWGEVRDSLADDALVNYQWIEAICVDEPWYRGRVIIVGDAAHACPPLIAQGAAMCAEDAVVLAEMLTDGDKIDDVLPAFWQRRFPRVKMVLDNSLKLAEWEIHPGVDPDENPGRLMGETLGALVAPA
- a CDS encoding putative quinol monooxygenase is translated as MAYVVSATWTVQPGKEDVVRDAIEKLTPPSRQEPGNLFYQAYQDPAEPSVFRLFEIYQDEEAYAAHGASEHFAEYGLGQAIPVLADRERAFYETIG
- a CDS encoding ABC transporter permease; protein product: MTDTSQTHTPSAQTNPSEPTEPAPTTPPGSNGSTRHAAASALSSGGVVRFLEAYALVLITIAVAIFFSVTHPASVAFPTINNFNVVLGNNAVVLLLALAALFPLVSGFFDFSLGSTAVFSSVLCAGLQTKSGLPLVVAIIIPLLVSLVIGVVNGLFVTTFKMSPFVTTLGMATLLSGVTIWYCNGRTFVLDGSSALISFGSSRWFDLPAVFFVVLIVAAVVWYFFRHTPYGRSLYAIGSNATSARLVGVPVDRNVWTAFVVSALIAGFAGILQLGRQGSATAVDGGTLLFPALAAVFLGATAIIPGFFNVVGTVISAIFVSIAVSGLTLMGASGWATNVFNGGALLVAVGLSTYLGRRKLRGQG
- a CDS encoding sugar ABC transporter substrate-binding protein, with amino-acid sequence MSQHLSTDSRTTRPTWLRSGRRAARLAALGAVVALAGTTLVGCGSSGSNSTSASDSTSTTVDAAAQTALATAYKGLGSDLANLPKVTPKAGVNFYVISCGQAVSSCSAPTQAMMDAAKAAGWSAHMADGKLSPDGFAAAIRQAIAGGANVIVPVGFDCQAAQAAFQEAKKAGITVVGGGGPDDCKPALWASERPWVSGYTGVQEWNTFGQFGADWAYGQNGGDVKAITLTASTNSWGQWITDGFNAELKKLGGGSVEQNIDISDPETADGSFVQKVTTALLAHPDVNVLQVPVGGWLNAGLYQAIVSSGRKNLTIVVGGQSDASTMDLIRKGTQNGIKLGATPQAQEWGAWGSIDTAIRVLAGQKPVDIGEEIQAVDADHNLPKSGAYQGSVDWKSAFLTSWGKA
- a CDS encoding sugar ABC transporter ATP-binding protein, encoding MVPTQAQQAAAGTSPAGGRPAAGDVAVRVAGLNKSFGSVRVLKDASLTVRRGTVHALLGGNGSGKSTTIKILAGVYQADSGDLDVRGESYDLAGYTPATAERAGLRFVHQDLGLFDDLSIEENFALDAGYPRNAAGGIDWKRLRKRVAELIAAYEIQGGPRTPVNRLRPADRTLVAIARALQDDESGNCVVVLDEPTASLGKKESEELLGHVRRRADAGQTFVIVSHRMQEVLSVAQDFTIFRDGVVVGELVDAHPTEDEIVAIMAGRAVAALRPTGSISHATTDPVLEFRGIGGGALTGVDLTVHRGEIVGVAGLAGSGRSTLLSMAFGAVRPATGEMRLTGAPFAPRSIDAAMRAGVALVPEDRAHEAAFPDLTTDQNLSMSVLHRLWHGGLIRRRESRANAQRLIEKFGIKVAGPEALFSSMSGGNQQKVVIARWLQRNPQVILLDEPTQGVDVMSRADIYGVIREAAAETGACVLIASSDLSELHALCDRIVVLGEGRISHEVVAGEVSVDDLTALVLRAPQSQHPMHPTQQHTEGSPA